A stretch of Candidatus Vicinibacter affinis DNA encodes these proteins:
- a CDS encoding CDC27 family protein, producing the protein MNRLDTLLQLLENDPTSSFILFAIAKEYETLGNYHRALELYGELIAKDPKYTGCYYHFAKAYFKLDKKNEGMDIIEQGIEICSKNNQAHDLSELKNLKMNMLIGEED; encoded by the coding sequence ATGAACAGGCTAGACACTTTATTACAACTTCTTGAGAATGACCCTACAAGCAGTTTCATCTTATTTGCCATTGCAAAAGAATATGAAACATTGGGTAACTACCATCGTGCTTTGGAATTATATGGAGAATTGATTGCAAAAGATCCAAAATATACTGGTTGTTATTATCATTTCGCAAAAGCTTACTTCAAATTAGATAAAAAAAATGAGGGAATGGACATTATCGAACAAGGGATTGAAATCTGTTCCAAAAACAATCAAGCCCATGACCTTTCAGAACTTAAAAACCTTAAAATGAACATGCTAATTGGTGAAGAGGATTAA
- a CDS encoding phosphoribosylaminoimidazolesuccinocarboxamide synthase, whose product MLEPEKVCLSSTNFNFKNQRSLYHGKVRDVYDLGEELLMITTDRISAFDCILPRPIPYKGQVLNQIACYFLDAVKDICLVWLKSSPDPNVSIGIKCTPIPIELVVRGFLAGHAWRTYKSGKRELCGVTLPEGMQESDEFPVPIITPTTKASAGHDEDISYEDILNREIISKSELDKIYDISLKLFRRGQDMAAGKGLILVDTKYEFGYSGNELVLMDEIHTPDSSRYFLSEGYHERQQSGVAQIQLSKEFVREWLMSHGFQGKDGQLMPHMPDSFVWEISRRYIELFEKITGKIFEKPVMEDVKERIGQHLVDLLA is encoded by the coding sequence ATGTTGGAACCTGAAAAAGTCTGTCTTAGCAGTACAAATTTTAATTTTAAAAATCAACGTTCTCTCTACCACGGTAAAGTTCGAGACGTTTATGATCTTGGGGAAGAATTGTTGATGATAACCACCGATCGCATTTCAGCATTTGACTGTATATTACCCAGGCCTATTCCTTATAAGGGGCAAGTTTTGAATCAGATTGCCTGTTACTTTTTGGATGCAGTTAAAGACATTTGCCTGGTCTGGTTAAAGTCCAGTCCTGATCCAAACGTATCTATTGGAATTAAGTGTACGCCGATTCCGATAGAATTGGTTGTTCGAGGATTTTTAGCTGGACATGCCTGGCGAACCTATAAATCAGGAAAAAGGGAGCTTTGCGGGGTCACTTTACCAGAAGGAATGCAAGAATCAGATGAATTCCCTGTTCCAATCATCACCCCCACAACAAAAGCATCCGCCGGACACGATGAGGATATTTCTTATGAAGATATCTTGAATAGAGAAATTATCTCAAAAAGTGAGCTAGATAAAATATACGACATAAGCCTAAAGCTTTTTCGGAGAGGTCAGGATATGGCTGCCGGCAAGGGGTTGATTTTAGTGGATACCAAATACGAATTTGGTTACAGTGGAAATGAATTGGTGTTGATGGATGAGATTCATACTCCCGACAGTTCAAGATACTTTTTGTCAGAAGGTTATCACGAAAGACAACAGAGTGGAGTGGCACAGATTCAGTTATCAAAAGAATTTGTTCGAGAATGGTTAATGAGCCATGGTTTTCAAGGAAAAGATGGTCAACTTATGCCCCACATGCCAGATTCATTTGTGTGGGAAATCTCCAGGAGGTACATTGAATTGTTTGAAAAAATTACCGGTAAAATATTTGAAAAACCTGTGATGGAAGATGTTAAAGAACGGATAGGTCAGCATCTTGTTGATCTTCTTGCTTAA